The proteins below come from a single Malus sylvestris chromosome 3, drMalSylv7.2, whole genome shotgun sequence genomic window:
- the LOC126615391 gene encoding receptor-like protein 3, protein MGHPISHGFLLILLFSSIIFTKHACDLAERNALSSLSITQSSPPLNWTASVDCCQWEGITCDQGGRIIRLQLPSKGLKGGMFLSSLKNLTHLSHLNLSHNLLSGPVDAGLFLALTHLEILDLSFNLLSGQISSSICFNSSLVRVLDFSDNDFKGSIPLGLGNCSKLEVFRAGFNTLSGFLPSDIYNAQTLQEISLPYNKISGPIGENILNLTNLRIMDLSFNQVRGILPLHIGKLSKLELMLLHYNNLEGPLPLSLLNCTNLIELNLGFNRFSGNISALDFSKLTELSKLDFVYNTFTGIFPISLYSCKSLKALRLATNDLEGQIQPEILSLKSLSFLSLSENRFTNVTGAMKILKHFKSLRVLLLSKTFQGEEMPDRNIIVDSGLHNLCVFSLYSCHLTGQVPAWISKLKKLEVLDLSFNRLTGSIPGWLGNLPSLFFVRLNNNLISGEFPKELCRLQALVSQYAPNQTAQGYHFEFPIYFLRDDNSSLHSSQYKYPSNMPRAISLKNNSLSGNIPFEIGQLQYLQKLDLSVNNFSGNIPNQISNLKNLETLDLSRNHLSGGIPASLSSLNFLASFSVAYNNLEGSIPTGTQLQGFGATAFESNPGFCGSPLPNECGQMNTSNNTTENMEDVKGNGNEIPWFRISVALGFIVGFLRVCGPLALSRSWRYAYFQFLSNVKDHFVC, encoded by the coding sequence atgggtcatccaattTCTCATGGCTTCCTTCTCATCCTCTTATTTTCTTCCATTATATTTACAAAGCATGCATGCGATCTAGCCGAACGTAACGCTCTCTCTTCCTTGTCAATCACTCAGTCTTCCCCTCCATTAAACTGGACTGCTTCAGTTGATTGTTGCCAATGGGAAGGCATCACTTGTGATCAGGGAGGTCGGATCATCCGATTGCAGTTGCCATCCAAAGGCCTCAAAGGAGGTATGTTTCTCTCATCGCTAAAAAACCTGACGCATCTTTCGCACCTCAACCTCTCCCACAATCTGCTTTCCGGTCCTGTGGATGCTGGGCTCTTTTTGGCCTTGACTCATCTTGAGATCCTTGATTTGAGTTTTAACCTTCTCTCAGGCCAAATATCTTCCTCAATCTGTTTTAATTCTTCTTTGGTTCGAGTCTTGGATTTCTCCGACAATGATTTCAAGGGTTCGATTCCTCTCGGACTAGGAAATTGTTCCAAATTGGAAGTCTTTCGTGCAGGCTTTAATACTCTCTCCGGGTTCCTTCCTAGTGATATCTACAATGCTCAAACACTTCAAGAAATTTCATTACCTTACAATAAGATTTCCGGCCCCATTGGTGAAAACATTCTAAACCTTACCAATCTCAGAATCATGGACCTCTCCTTTAATCAGGTGAGGGGCATACTTCCCCTCCATATTGGGAAGCTCTCCAAATTAGAGCTCATGCTGCTTCACTACAACAATCTAGAAGGTCCGCTGCCCCTATCATTGTTGAATTGCACAAACCTTATTGAACTAAATCTGGGCTTCAACCGTTTTAGTGGGAATATCTCTGCACTTGATTTCTCGAAACTTACTGAACTTAGTAAACTCGATTTTGTATATAATACGTTCACTGGTATCTTTCCGATAAGCCTTTACTCATGCAAATCCCTCAAAGCACTTCGACTGGCTACAAATGATCTTGAAGGGCAAATACAACCTGAGATTCTTTCATTGAAATCCTTGTCCTTCCTCTCGCTTTCTGAAAACAGATTCACCAACGTTACGGGGGCAATGAAAATACTGAAGCATTTCAAAAGTCTAAGGGTACTCCTCCTTTCTAAAACTTTTCAAGGTGAAGAAATGCCGGACAGGAATATCATTGTTGATTCTGGGTTACATAATCTCTGTGTTTTCAGTTTATATAGCTGTCACTTGACAGGTCAAGTACCTGCATGGATCTCGAAGCTCAAGAAACTGGAAGTCCTGGATTTGTCTTTTAACAGACTCACTGGTTCAATACCTGGTTGGTTGGGGAATCTTCCAAGTCTTTTCTTTGTACGGTTGAATAATAACTTGATTTCAGGTGAATTTCCGAAGGAGCTTTGCAGACTACAAGCATTGGTATCGCAATATGCTCCAAATCAAACAGCCCAGGGTTATCATTTTGAGTTTCCCATCTACTTCCTACGCGATGATAATTCATCTTTACATTCTTCACAGTACAAGTATCCATCCAACATGCCAAGAGCAATCTCCCTCAAGAACAACAGTCTAAGTGGCAATATACCCTTTGAGATTGGCCAATTGCAATATCTTCAAAAATTGGATCTTAGCGTCAACAACTTCTCCGGCAATATTCCAAACCAAATATCAAACCTCAAAAACTTGGAGACATTAGACCTCTCAAGAAATCATCTATCTGGCGGAATCCCAGCATCACTGTCAAGTCTTAATTTCTTGGCTTCATTTAGTGTTGCGTACAATAATCTAGAAGGATCGATACCAACCGGCACGCAGCTCCAAGGCTTCGGTGCCACCGCCTTTGAGAGTAACCCTGGATTTTGTGGCTCCCCGCTTCCAAACGAGTGCGGACAGATGAATACAAGTAATAATACAACTGAGAACATGGAAGATGTAAAAGGAAATGGGAATGAAATTCCATGGTTTCGTATTTCTGTGGCTCTTGGTTTCATTGTAGGATTTTTAAGAGTTTGTGGCCCTTTAGCTTTGAGCCGGTCATGGCGATATGCATATTTTCAGTTTCTCTCCAATGTTAAAGATCACTTTGTGTGCTaa